The following are encoded in a window of Lichenicola cladoniae genomic DNA:
- a CDS encoding AMP nucleosidase, which translates to MSQSPTPPSPELVPAIKDQVGRDFEAFTEAEAAVQRIVELYQESVALLRHAFLSRSAAIDASGAVYPYLAIEVDGAALLTDDRFPYGVLLEPGFYGTTLTRPSLFANYLREQIGLLLQHYDRPVLVGRSLRRIPLPYVIEDSVTDITEDDLRRLGKRFALPDLSSTDDVIANCQFQPNPGLPRPLSLFTAERVDYALARLHHYTGTLPAHFQRFVLLTNYQRYVDEFRDYGRAQVQEGGEYEAFVEPGDIVHRKDQPGSEPIAGLPQMPAYHLIRPDGDGITLINIGVGPSNAKTITDHVAVLRPHCWLMVGHCAGLRRTQRLGDYVLAHGYVRADHVLDDDLPPWVPVPPIAEVQVALQETTTRITGLSGAELKTRLRTGTVMTTDNRNWELRYNALFSQINMSRSIAVDMESATIAANGFRFRVPYGTLLCVSDKPLHGELKLRGMARSFYRERINQHLKIGIETMRSLREQGVDRLHSRKLRGFDEPPFR; encoded by the coding sequence ATGAGCCAGTCACCGACTCCGCCCAGTCCCGAGCTCGTCCCGGCCATCAAGGACCAGGTCGGACGCGATTTCGAGGCGTTCACCGAGGCGGAGGCGGCGGTCCAGCGGATCGTCGAGCTCTACCAGGAGAGCGTGGCACTGCTCCGGCATGCCTTCCTGTCCCGCTCCGCCGCCATCGATGCGTCGGGGGCGGTCTATCCGTATCTGGCGATCGAGGTCGACGGCGCGGCACTGCTGACCGACGACCGCTTTCCCTACGGCGTGCTGCTCGAGCCCGGCTTCTACGGCACCACGCTGACCCGGCCGTCGCTGTTCGCCAACTACCTGCGCGAGCAGATCGGCCTGCTGCTGCAGCACTACGACCGCCCGGTACTGGTCGGACGGTCGCTCCGCCGTATTCCGCTGCCCTACGTGATCGAGGACAGCGTCACCGACATCACCGAGGACGATCTGCGCCGGCTGGGCAAGCGGTTCGCCCTGCCCGACCTGTCCAGCACCGACGACGTGATCGCCAACTGCCAGTTCCAGCCCAATCCCGGGCTGCCCCGGCCATTGTCGCTGTTCACCGCCGAGCGCGTCGATTATGCGCTGGCCCGGCTGCACCACTACACCGGCACCCTGCCCGCGCATTTCCAGCGCTTCGTGCTGCTCACCAACTACCAGCGCTACGTCGACGAGTTCCGCGACTATGGGCGCGCGCAGGTGCAGGAGGGCGGCGAATACGAGGCGTTCGTCGAGCCGGGCGACATCGTGCATCGCAAGGACCAGCCGGGATCGGAGCCCATTGCCGGCCTGCCGCAGATGCCGGCCTATCATCTGATCCGTCCGGACGGCGATGGCATCACGCTGATCAATATCGGCGTCGGCCCGTCGAACGCGAAGACCATCACCGACCATGTCGCGGTGCTGCGTCCGCATTGCTGGCTGATGGTCGGCCATTGCGCCGGCCTGCGCCGCACCCAGCGGCTTGGCGACTACGTGCTGGCGCACGGCTATGTCCGCGCCGACCACGTGCTCGACGACGACCTGCCGCCCTGGGTGCCGGTGCCGCCGATCGCCGAGGTGCAGGTGGCCCTGCAGGAAACCACCACCCGGATCACCGGGCTTTCAGGCGCTGAGCTCAAAACCCGGCTGCGCACCGGCACGGTGATGACCACCGACAACCGCAACTGGGAGCTTCGCTACAACGCGCTGTTCAGCCAGATCAACATGAGCCGCTCGATCGCGGTGGACATGGAAAGTGCGACCATCGCAGCCAACGGGTTCCGCTTCCGGGTGCCGTACGGCACGCTGCTGTGCGTGTCGGACAAACCGCTGCATGGCGAGCTGAAGCTGCGCGGAATGGCCCGCAGCTTCTACCGCGAGCGCATCAACCAGCACCTCAAGATCGGCATCGAGACCATGCGGTCGCTGCGGGAGCAGGGCGTCGACCGCCTCCACTCCCGCAAGCTGCGCGGCTTCGACGAGCCGCCGTTCAGATAG
- a CDS encoding Na+/H+ antiporter, whose translation MHVATTILLLLFITTLSLPLARVVRIPLPLVQIALGVAAGFAGIHVSFEPDVFLLLFIPPLLFADAYLMPMREFLALKRMILMLALGLVLFTTIGCGYFVHWLIPPIPLAACFALAAVLSPTDAVAVAGMIEGRPVPRRFMHILSGEALLNDASGLVCFKFAVAAAVTGSFSFGHAVGAFVLMSCVGVLAGAALAAAMSMMIRLLNWRGFDNVMAFVTISALLPFAAYLAAEHLGGSGILAAVSAGLTLKQMRALNVATGETRLGASAVWSLLTFSFNGLIFLLLGLQLPALIRSGLALVRNAGVPAWRLLWTIVLITLALVLLRFIWVTTSLLLRQAVQQLRKALPGKTPSPPTPPSARLVVAMSVAGVRGAITLAAVLSLSPDFPERDLLVTLAAGVIVASLLLAALTLPALLAGLVMPDVDPMQAEADRARLAIAQIAVEAAERELALPDEHPHPEEREAVVSEVLAGLRASELLLRGALDPNEAEDDDDERRLRLRRNRMETAFRLRILRIKRDALTRMSRSAEINDETERTLARELDYQEEVLSAVARSLPRHVREDVA comes from the coding sequence ATGCACGTCGCCACCACCATTTTGCTGCTGCTGTTCATCACGACGCTCAGTCTCCCGCTCGCCCGCGTCGTCCGGATCCCGCTGCCGCTGGTGCAGATCGCGCTCGGCGTCGCGGCGGGGTTCGCCGGCATCCATGTGAGCTTCGAGCCGGACGTGTTCCTGCTGTTGTTCATCCCGCCGCTGCTGTTCGCCGACGCCTACCTGATGCCGATGCGCGAGTTCCTGGCGTTGAAACGGATGATCCTCATGCTGGCGCTGGGGCTGGTGCTGTTCACCACCATCGGCTGCGGATACTTCGTCCACTGGCTGATCCCGCCGATACCGCTGGCCGCCTGCTTCGCCCTGGCGGCGGTGCTATCGCCGACCGACGCGGTCGCGGTCGCCGGAATGATCGAGGGCCGGCCGGTACCGCGCCGCTTCATGCATATCCTGTCCGGCGAGGCCCTGCTGAACGACGCATCGGGGCTGGTGTGCTTCAAGTTCGCGGTTGCGGCCGCGGTCACCGGCTCGTTCTCGTTCGGCCATGCCGTCGGCGCGTTCGTCCTGATGTCGTGCGTCGGCGTGCTTGCCGGCGCCGCGCTGGCCGCCGCCATGTCGATGATGATCCGGCTGTTGAACTGGCGCGGCTTCGACAACGTCATGGCGTTCGTCACCATCTCGGCGCTGCTGCCGTTCGCGGCCTACCTCGCCGCCGAACATCTGGGCGGGTCCGGTATCCTGGCGGCGGTATCGGCGGGACTGACCCTGAAGCAGATGCGGGCGTTGAACGTCGCCACCGGCGAGACCAGGCTGGGCGCCTCTGCGGTCTGGAGCCTTCTCACCTTCAGCTTCAACGGGCTGATCTTCCTGCTGCTCGGCCTGCAATTGCCGGCGCTGATCCGAAGCGGCCTGGCCCTGGTCCGGAATGCCGGGGTGCCGGCATGGCGGCTGCTCTGGACGATCGTCCTGATCACCCTGGCGCTGGTGCTGTTGCGGTTCATCTGGGTCACCACGTCGCTGCTGTTGCGGCAGGCGGTGCAGCAGCTGCGCAAGGCGCTGCCGGGAAAAACGCCCAGCCCTCCGACGCCGCCGTCGGCACGGCTGGTGGTGGCGATGTCGGTCGCCGGCGTTCGCGGTGCGATCACTCTGGCGGCGGTACTGTCGCTGAGCCCCGACTTCCCCGAGCGGGACCTGCTGGTGACGCTGGCGGCGGGCGTCATCGTGGCGTCGTTGCTGCTGGCCGCCTTGACGCTGCCCGCATTGCTGGCCGGGCTGGTGATGCCGGACGTAGACCCGATGCAGGCAGAGGCGGATCGTGCGCGCCTGGCGATCGCGCAGATCGCGGTCGAGGCGGCGGAGCGCGAGTTGGCGCTGCCCGACGAGCATCCGCATCCCGAGGAGCGCGAGGCAGTGGTGTCGGAAGTGCTGGCCGGGCTCAGGGCCAGCGAACTGCTGCTTCGGGGGGCGCTCGATCCGAACGAAGCCGAGGATGACGATGACGAACGGCGGCTCCGGCTGCGGCGTAACCGCATGGAGACGGCATTCCGGTTACGGATATTGCGGATCAAACGTGATGCGCTGACCCGGATGAGCCGATCGGCCGAGATCAACGACGAGACCGAACGCACACTTGCACGCGAACTCGATTACCAGGAGGAGGTGCTGTCGGCGGTCGCACGCTCGCTGCCCCGACATGTCCGGGAGGATGTCGCATGA
- a CDS encoding DMT family transporter: MSVDAGAAGPPIVGLAAAPRLHAAPLPGRDWLMLGLLSFLWGGSFFFYKLLAPVLPPFTLVLGRVLIAALALHLVLLLRGQSLRLTPKLIGWFLLLGTLNCALPFCLFAWSEARLTSGLAAILNAPTPIATALVAHFVTRDEKLTTRMVIGALCGLAGIAVLIGPDLMHGLASANLTAELACLAAGVAYAFGGVLSRKVHGVPPLQLATGQLSGATIVILPFAVIGDRFWTLPPLPVSGWAALVGIALLSTSLAYLMYFRILASSGATRAALVTFLVPISALLLGGVFLGEQISLRAIAGILTIGLGLAVIDGRLLRLFRNRTDATSRA, translated from the coding sequence ATGAGTGTGGACGCAGGCGCGGCCGGACCGCCCATCGTGGGTCTGGCGGCGGCGCCCCGCCTGCATGCAGCACCGCTTCCGGGCCGCGACTGGCTGATGCTGGGGCTGCTGTCGTTCCTGTGGGGCGGATCGTTCTTTTTCTACAAGCTGCTGGCGCCGGTGCTGCCGCCCTTCACGCTGGTGCTGGGACGGGTGCTGATCGCGGCACTGGCCCTCCACCTGGTGCTGCTGCTGCGCGGCCAATCCCTGCGCCTGACGCCGAAGCTGATCGGCTGGTTCCTGCTGCTGGGGACGCTGAACTGTGCGTTGCCGTTCTGCCTGTTCGCCTGGAGCGAGGCGCGCCTGACCAGCGGCCTCGCCGCGATCCTGAACGCGCCGACGCCGATCGCGACCGCACTGGTCGCTCACTTCGTCACACGTGACGAAAAACTCACCACGCGGATGGTGATCGGGGCACTCTGCGGGCTGGCCGGCATCGCGGTGCTGATCGGGCCGGACCTGATGCACGGCCTCGCCTCGGCCAACCTCACCGCGGAACTCGCCTGTCTTGCTGCTGGCGTCGCGTATGCCTTCGGCGGAGTATTGTCTCGCAAGGTTCACGGCGTGCCGCCGCTGCAACTCGCCACCGGACAGCTGAGCGGCGCCACGATCGTGATCCTGCCGTTCGCCGTGATCGGGGACCGGTTCTGGACGCTCCCGCCGCTGCCGGTCTCGGGCTGGGCAGCTCTGGTCGGGATCGCGCTGTTGAGCACGTCGCTGGCCTACCTGATGTATTTCCGGATCCTGGCGTCCAGCGGCGCCACGCGGGCGGCGCTGGTGACGTTCCTTGTGCCGATCAGTGCATTGCTGCTGGGCGGCGTATTTCTTGGTGAACAGATCAGCCTGCGCGCCATAGCCGGCATCCTGACGATCGGCCTCGGCCTGGCGGTGATCGACGGACGGTTGCTGCGCCTGTTCCGGAACCGGACGGACGCGACATCGCGGGCATGA
- a CDS encoding alpha/beta fold hydrolase: MSSTETASLRKTSVRMIKANPGSRPDVDLHGFEHRFATVDGVRLHYVSGGNPHGDILVLLAGFPESWFAWRKIMVRLAATYRIIAPDLPGQGDSDRPAGGYDTQTLAMAVHGLLQQLGVGKYFLAAHDIGAWVAYPLAALFGDEVRGLALLDAGIPGITLPDALPTSPDRAWRTWHFAFHALPDLPELLIAGREREYLDWFLRRKTANPEAFSDADLEEYLRVFRKDGGLRAGLAYYRAAAVSAQQNRELSSRGKLKMPLLALGSDHGSIPDMASPLRAFGEDVRGGNIMACGHFLPEEQPDAVAAELRSFFL; this comes from the coding sequence ATGAGCAGCACTGAAACGGCATCCTTGCGCAAGACCTCGGTCCGAATGATCAAGGCGAACCCGGGCTCGCGACCCGACGTCGATCTCCACGGTTTCGAGCATCGTTTCGCGACAGTGGACGGCGTCAGATTGCACTACGTCAGCGGCGGCAATCCCCACGGTGACATACTGGTCCTGCTTGCCGGCTTTCCGGAAAGCTGGTTTGCCTGGCGCAAGATCATGGTGCGGCTTGCCGCTACCTACCGGATCATCGCGCCGGACCTGCCCGGGCAGGGAGATTCCGACAGGCCGGCCGGTGGCTACGACACCCAGACACTGGCCATGGCGGTGCACGGCCTTCTCCAGCAGCTCGGCGTCGGGAAGTATTTCCTGGCGGCCCATGATATCGGCGCGTGGGTTGCCTATCCCCTGGCGGCGCTATTCGGAGACGAGGTGCGCGGCCTCGCCCTACTGGATGCCGGCATCCCCGGCATCACCTTGCCCGACGCATTGCCGACGTCTCCGGACCGGGCGTGGCGCACCTGGCATTTTGCGTTCCACGCGCTCCCGGATCTCCCCGAGCTGCTGATTGCGGGACGCGAGCGGGAGTATCTCGACTGGTTTCTCCGGCGCAAGACGGCGAACCCGGAGGCCTTTTCCGATGCGGACCTTGAGGAATATCTCCGGGTGTTCAGGAAGGATGGCGGTCTCCGTGCAGGTCTTGCCTACTACCGGGCTGCAGCGGTTTCTGCACAGCAGAACCGTGAGCTGTCTTCCAGGGGCAAGTTGAAGATGCCGTTGCTGGCGCTTGGCTCAGACCACGGATCCATTCCCGATATGGCGTCCCCGCTTCGCGCCTTCGGGGAGGATGTGCGCGGCGGCAACATCATGGCCTGCGGTCATTTTCTTCCCGAAGAACAGCCCGATGCAGTCGCCGCCGAGTTGCGGTCTTTCTTCTTGTGA
- a CDS encoding TetR/AcrR family transcriptional regulator, translating into MDAALDGALLVFRERGYQAASMSDLGTAMNLTTGSIYKAFSDKRAIFLAAFDRYIELRTAQLQPLLKRETTGLDKLASMLRFYAETSHGAEGRSGCLVAGSTMELARYDDEMAGRVAVALRRVETTLRSLLRIGQADGSVSAEIDADVMAQTLLALLQGFRVIGKLGQDRAKMLAAAQQALRMLR; encoded by the coding sequence ATGGACGCCGCACTCGATGGCGCACTGCTCGTGTTTCGCGAGCGCGGCTACCAGGCGGCGTCGATGAGCGATCTCGGCACCGCCATGAACCTGACCACCGGCAGCATCTACAAGGCCTTCAGCGACAAGCGGGCGATCTTTCTGGCGGCGTTCGATCGCTACATCGAACTTCGCACTGCCCAGCTGCAGCCGTTGCTGAAGCGCGAGACGACCGGGCTGGACAAGCTCGCTTCCATGCTTCGCTTCTATGCCGAGACTTCGCATGGCGCAGAAGGACGGAGTGGCTGTCTCGTCGCGGGTAGCACCATGGAACTTGCCCGCTATGACGACGAAATGGCCGGTCGCGTGGCGGTTGCCCTGCGCCGCGTCGAGACCACGTTAAGAAGCCTGCTCCGGATCGGTCAGGCCGACGGCTCTGTTTCCGCCGAGATCGATGCGGATGTCATGGCCCAGACCCTGCTTGCCTTGCTGCAGGGCTTTCGGGTTATCGGCAAACTCGGACAGGATCGCGCAAAGATGCTGGCGGCGGCGCAGCAGGCCCTGCGCATGCTTCGCTGA
- a CDS encoding iron-sulfur cluster assembly protein: MLHADPNDPRNADIIARLDRVTDPELDESVISLGFVTAVTIDDRSIVSIGYRLPTYWCSANFAWIMAEDMRDAVLALPWVAQVRLTLDEHMFAEQINSTIADGGSFRDAFGAEADGQSLDTIRELFARKAFGRRQLALIEQLQRADWSTGRLLALTMAGLHALPWPEEVERYLDRRSLAGNDGPDAPAFVDVNGGPIDPERFGAHLSSLRTIVVNMEFNGMLCRGLLAARYNEPELPSRAPGLIDFVRSAAVEHARS, translated from the coding sequence ATGCTGCATGCCGATCCGAACGATCCCCGCAATGCCGACATCATCGCCCGGCTGGACCGGGTGACCGATCCGGAACTGGACGAGTCTGTGATCTCGCTCGGCTTCGTCACGGCCGTGACGATCGACGACAGGAGTATCGTGTCGATCGGATACCGACTGCCGACCTACTGGTGCAGCGCCAACTTCGCCTGGATCATGGCCGAGGACATGCGCGACGCCGTGCTTGCCCTGCCCTGGGTTGCCCAGGTCCGGCTGACCCTGGACGAGCATATGTTCGCCGAGCAGATCAACAGTACGATCGCCGACGGCGGGTCGTTTCGTGACGCGTTCGGCGCCGAGGCCGACGGGCAGTCGTTGGATACCATACGCGAGCTGTTTGCCCGCAAGGCGTTCGGTCGGCGGCAGCTCGCGCTGATCGAGCAGTTGCAGCGGGCCGACTGGAGCACCGGCCGGTTGCTGGCGCTCACCATGGCCGGGCTGCACGCCCTGCCCTGGCCGGAGGAGGTTGAGCGCTACCTCGACCGCCGGTCACTGGCCGGGAACGACGGTCCGGATGCGCCCGCTTTCGTCGACGTCAATGGCGGCCCGATCGATCCGGAGCGCTTCGGCGCGCATCTCTCGAGCCTGCGCACCATCGTGGTGAACATGGAGTTCAACGGGATGCTCTGCCGCGGGCTCCTGGCTGCGCGCTACAACGAACCGGAGCTCCCGTCCCGCGCGCCGGGCCTGATCGACTTCGTCCGGAGTGCCGCGGTCGAACACGCGCGGTCCTAG
- a CDS encoding amidohydrolase family protein, which produces MYKMPNGEELFVLDGHIHNWDASVENQKNVHGRQFIDCFYGYHQMSPDEYLWPREKFYHYGEKALYDDLFVSGHDDMAVVQTTNLKEFYKTGFNTIERNYELQKAHPERFITNGSFDPRDGEAGLETLAAEIEKYKLKGVKLYTGEWKGDSKGWKLTDPWCIRYLELARSMGVRNIHVHKGPTILPLNRDAFDVADVDDVATTFQDLNFIVEHCGLPRLDDFCWIATQETNVYAGLAVALPFIHKRPEYFAHILGELLFWIGEDKICYGSDYGIWSPKWLVEKFAAFELPEAVAREKGVNFTLESKRKILGLNMARLYDVDVEAKKAVFRDSREFHAADASASMAAE; this is translated from the coding sequence ATGTACAAGATGCCGAACGGCGAAGAGTTGTTCGTCCTCGACGGGCATATCCACAACTGGGATGCCTCGGTCGAGAACCAGAAGAACGTCCACGGAAGGCAGTTCATCGACTGCTTCTACGGCTACCACCAGATGAGCCCGGACGAGTATCTGTGGCCACGGGAGAAGTTCTACCATTACGGCGAAAAAGCGCTGTACGACGATCTGTTCGTGTCGGGACATGACGACATGGCGGTGGTGCAGACCACCAACCTCAAGGAATTCTACAAGACCGGCTTTAACACCATCGAGCGGAACTACGAACTGCAGAAGGCGCATCCGGAGCGCTTCATCACCAACGGCTCGTTCGATCCGCGCGACGGCGAGGCCGGGCTGGAGACCCTGGCAGCCGAGATCGAGAAGTACAAGCTCAAGGGCGTCAAGCTGTATACCGGAGAGTGGAAAGGCGACAGCAAGGGCTGGAAGCTGACCGACCCGTGGTGCATCCGCTATCTCGAACTGGCGCGATCGATGGGCGTCAGGAACATCCACGTGCACAAGGGCCCGACCATCCTGCCGCTCAATCGCGATGCGTTCGATGTCGCGGACGTGGACGACGTGGCCACGACCTTCCAGGACCTCAACTTCATCGTCGAGCATTGCGGCCTGCCGCGTCTGGACGATTTCTGCTGGATCGCCACGCAGGAAACCAATGTCTATGCCGGCCTGGCGGTGGCGTTGCCGTTCATCCACAAGCGGCCCGAATATTTCGCGCATATCCTCGGCGAGCTGCTGTTCTGGATCGGCGAGGACAAGATCTGCTACGGCAGCGACTACGGGATCTGGTCGCCGAAGTGGCTGGTCGAGAAGTTCGCCGCGTTCGAGCTGCCGGAAGCGGTCGCGCGGGAGAAGGGCGTGAACTTCACCCTGGAGAGCAAGCGCAAGATCCTCGGGCTCAACATGGCGCGGCTCTACGATGTCGATGTCGAAGCCAAGAAGGCGGTGTTCCGCGACAGCCGCGAGTTCCATGCCGCCGATGCATCGGCTTCGATGGCGGCGGAGTAA
- a CDS encoding SDR family NAD(P)-dependent oxidoreductase, with protein sequence MVERQDGRVALVTGAGRGIGRAIALRLADDGLDVAVNDIAANRSGLDEVVALIRAKGRRSAGLIADVSSEGEVGDMVQGVVNELGALNVMVSNAGIAQVVSLLDLSVDDWDHMMAVNLRGMFLCYKTAAQQMIRQGGGGKIIGAASIVAHRPFALLGHYSASKWGVRGLTQAAAMEWAKHNITVNAYCPGIVGTAMWDLIDEKLSEEEGIQRGGALRKYAESIHLGRVSVPEDVAKFVSYLASPDSDYMTGQSVMIDGGIQFA encoded by the coding sequence ATGGTCGAGAGACAGGATGGCCGCGTTGCCCTGGTGACCGGAGCCGGACGCGGCATCGGCCGTGCGATCGCTCTCAGGCTGGCCGATGACGGGCTCGATGTCGCGGTGAACGACATTGCCGCCAACCGCAGCGGCCTCGACGAAGTGGTCGCCCTGATCCGCGCAAAGGGCCGGCGCAGTGCCGGCCTCATCGCCGACGTTTCCAGCGAGGGCGAAGTCGGCGACATGGTGCAGGGAGTCGTCAACGAACTCGGTGCGCTGAACGTGATGGTATCCAACGCCGGGATCGCGCAGGTGGTCTCGTTGCTGGACCTGTCCGTCGATGACTGGGACCACATGATGGCGGTCAATCTGCGCGGCATGTTCCTGTGCTACAAGACGGCCGCACAGCAGATGATCCGGCAGGGCGGCGGCGGCAAGATCATCGGTGCGGCCTCGATCGTGGCGCACCGGCCGTTCGCGCTGCTCGGCCACTATTCGGCGTCGAAATGGGGCGTGCGCGGGCTGACCCAGGCGGCCGCGATGGAGTGGGCGAAGCACAACATCACGGTGAACGCCTACTGCCCCGGTATCGTCGGCACCGCGATGTGGGACCTGATCGACGAGAAGCTGTCCGAGGAGGAAGGCATCCAGCGTGGCGGCGCCTTACGCAAATATGCGGAATCGATCCATCTCGGACGCGTCTCGGTGCCCGAGGATGTCGCCAAGTTCGTATCCTACCTGGCGTCGCCGGACAGCGACTACATGACCGGGCAATCGGTGATGATCGATGGCGGCATCCAGTTCGCCTGA